Proteins from one Synechococcus sp. MU1643 genomic window:
- a CDS encoding cupin domain-containing protein, with amino-acid sequence MNQTQTLIQHLGLMPHPEGGWYRELHRSPDQVQRQDGAERSALTAILFLLPGDAISCWHRVIGGDEVWTHIDGAMLELFQCQADGTGLQRDALHASNPVKVVPANAWQAARSLGDYSLVSCCVGPGFDFCDFEMARQQPTTERPKLPHPELI; translated from the coding sequence ATGAATCAGACGCAAACACTGATCCAGCACCTCGGCTTGATGCCCCATCCGGAGGGGGGCTGGTACCGGGAGTTACATCGCAGCCCAGACCAAGTTCAACGACAGGACGGTGCCGAGCGATCTGCCCTGACGGCCATTCTGTTTTTGCTGCCCGGCGATGCCATCAGTTGCTGGCATCGGGTGATCGGTGGAGACGAAGTCTGGACACATATTGATGGGGCAATGCTGGAGCTCTTTCAGTGCCAGGCCGACGGCACAGGGCTGCAACGTGATGCTTTGCATGCATCCAACCCCGTCAAAGTGGTTCCCGCCAACGCCTGGCAGGCGGCAAGGAGTCTGGGTGACTACTCCCTGGTGAGCTGTTGTGTGGGGCCGGGGTTTGACTTCTGTGATTTCGAGATGGCGCGGCAGCAACCCACGACAGAACGCCCGAAATTGCCCCATCCGGAGTTGATCTGA
- the aroC gene encoding chorismate synthase has protein sequence MGSSFGDLFRISTFGESHGGGVGVIVEGCPPRLNLSVESIQAELDRRKPGQSHITTPRKEADQVEILSGLLDGETTLGTPIAMVVRNKDQRPGDYKDMAVAFRPSHADATYQAKYGIQARSGGGRASARETIGRVAAGAIAKQLLKQAAGTEILAWVRRIHTIEASGIDPQQVQLGDVEANIVRCPEQAIAERMIERIEAIGREGDSCGGVIECVVRHPSIGLGMPVFDKLEADLAKAVMSLPATKGFEIGSGFDGTLLRGSEHNDAFMPSDDGRLKTATNNSGGIQGGISNGEPIVIRVAFKPTATIRKEQQTIDSDGKATTLAGKGRHDPCVLPRAVPMVEAMVALVLADHLLRQQGQCSLW, from the coding sequence ATGGGCAGCAGCTTCGGCGACCTCTTCCGGATCAGCACCTTCGGTGAATCCCACGGGGGAGGGGTGGGTGTGATTGTTGAGGGCTGTCCACCACGGCTCAACCTCAGCGTCGAGTCGATTCAGGCCGAACTGGATCGACGCAAGCCAGGCCAAAGCCACATCACCACGCCGCGCAAGGAAGCGGACCAGGTGGAGATTCTCAGTGGCCTGCTGGATGGCGAAACCACACTTGGCACCCCGATCGCCATGGTCGTTCGGAACAAGGACCAACGACCAGGGGATTACAAGGACATGGCGGTCGCTTTCCGCCCATCCCATGCCGATGCCACTTACCAGGCGAAGTATGGGATCCAGGCACGCAGCGGTGGAGGACGTGCGTCAGCGCGGGAAACCATCGGCCGTGTCGCTGCTGGTGCGATTGCCAAGCAGCTGCTGAAACAAGCAGCAGGAACTGAAATCCTGGCCTGGGTGAGGCGGATCCACACAATCGAAGCCTCAGGCATCGACCCGCAGCAGGTTCAGCTGGGCGATGTGGAGGCCAACATCGTTCGGTGTCCGGAGCAAGCGATCGCTGAGCGGATGATTGAGCGCATCGAAGCCATTGGCCGCGAGGGTGATTCCTGCGGCGGGGTGATCGAGTGCGTGGTGCGCCATCCCTCGATTGGTCTGGGCATGCCGGTGTTCGACAAACTCGAAGCCGACCTCGCCAAAGCTGTGATGTCGCTGCCGGCCACCAAGGGATTTGAAATTGGTTCCGGTTTCGATGGAACGCTGTTAAGGGGCAGCGAACACAACGATGCCTTTATGCCGAGCGACGATGGCCGGCTGAAGACCGCCACCAACAACTCCGGTGGCATCCAGGGGGGGATCAGCAATGGTGAGCCGATTGTGATCCGGGTGGCCTTCAAGCCAACGGCCACGATCCGCAAAGAGCAGCAGACCATCGATTCCGATGGCAAGGCCACCACACTCGCAGGGAAAGGACGGCACGACCCATGCGTTCTGCCTCGGGCCGTGCCGATGGTTGAAGCGATGGTGGCACTCGTTCTGGCTGATCACCTGCTGAGGCAGCAGGGGCAATGCAGCCTTTGGTGA
- a CDS encoding bifunctional 4-hydroxy-2-oxoglutarate aldolase/2-dehydro-3-deoxy-phosphogluconate aldolase produces MTSGSPNTSDFDSSSNPWLVRQELFVASLQHQPLLLVIRPEPDDLEASGSGSGLLEQVQQLHAAGLRHLEVAWLDQPGWMGFMQRVQDHCPELNLGAASVTVAKALSDLSRLDLSYAMAPCWCPELVERARGLGVLLVPGVFSPTEVHQAMRFGCRVVKLFPAVNLGPGYWGRLQAPLGPLPFVIAAGGLEVGDLPVWLEAGHGAVALGRRVVGSPPAFQALLDWLHQSTSQC; encoded by the coding sequence GTGACGTCCGGGTCGCCGAATACGTCTGATTTCGATTCGTCTTCCAACCCTTGGCTGGTGCGGCAGGAGCTCTTCGTGGCATCCCTGCAGCATCAGCCTCTTTTGTTGGTGATTCGTCCTGAGCCAGACGACCTCGAGGCTTCAGGCTCGGGGTCTGGCTTGTTGGAGCAAGTGCAGCAGCTTCATGCTGCAGGACTGCGACATCTCGAGGTGGCCTGGCTTGACCAGCCAGGCTGGATGGGGTTTATGCAACGGGTGCAGGACCATTGCCCTGAATTGAATCTGGGAGCGGCCTCTGTGACGGTTGCCAAGGCGCTCAGCGATCTATCGCGGCTTGATCTCAGCTATGCGATGGCGCCTTGTTGGTGCCCGGAGCTTGTTGAGCGGGCCCGAGGGCTTGGGGTCTTGCTGGTGCCTGGTGTCTTCAGCCCCACGGAGGTCCATCAAGCCATGCGGTTCGGCTGTCGTGTTGTCAAGCTGTTTCCTGCCGTCAACCTCGGGCCGGGGTATTGGGGCCGCTTGCAGGCACCCCTCGGCCCCCTGCCCTTTGTGATTGCAGCTGGTGGTCTTGAGGTGGGCGATCTCCCTGTATGGCTGGAGGCTGGGCATGGCGCTGTGGCTTTGGGCCGCAGGGTGGTGGGTTCGCCGCCCGCCTTCCAGGCACTTCTCGACTGGTTGCATCAATCGACAAGCCAGTGTTGA